One genomic segment of Calditerricola satsumensis includes these proteins:
- a CDS encoding long-chain-fatty-acid--CoA ligase, which translates to MDKPWLRHYPKGVPPTLSYPDVPLFHYLLDAAERAPDRPAIGFFGKNLTYAEVADRAKRLARALQALGVQKGDRVAIMLPNCPASVIGYYGALLAGAVVVQTNPLYTERELEHQLADSGAETILVLDQLFPRVWNVRGKTSLRRIITVSLKDDLPFPKNVLYPWMQRRQGQWVRIPKDADGVWRLMDLLRAYPPEPEPVAIDPRDDLALLQYTGGTTGTPKAAMLTHRNLVANTEQCIAWMGNVAYGQEVILGVLPFFHVYGMTVVMNFAVRTAAKMVLVPKFDVNEVLKRIEKERPTLFPGAPTIYVALINHPDIRRYDLSSIKACLSGSAPLPVDVQQKFEALTGGRLVEGYGLTETSPVTHANPIDGRRVAGSIGVPWPDTDCRIVDPQTGQPLPPRQIGEVAVRGPQVMKGYWNQPEQTAAVLRDGWLLTGDLGYMDEDGYFYIVDRKKDMIIAGGYNIYPREVEEVLYEHPAVREAAVIGVPDPYRGETVKAFIVLKDGAHVTEQELDAFCRQRLAAYKVPRIYEFRQELPKSAVGKVLRRVLQEEERGKREEVAAATSKES; encoded by the coding sequence ATGGACAAACCGTGGTTGCGCCACTATCCCAAAGGCGTGCCGCCGACGCTGTCGTATCCCGATGTGCCGCTGTTCCACTATCTGTTGGACGCGGCGGAGCGGGCGCCGGACCGGCCGGCAATCGGCTTTTTTGGAAAGAATTTGACGTATGCGGAAGTGGCCGACCGTGCCAAGCGGCTGGCGCGCGCCCTGCAGGCCCTCGGTGTGCAGAAGGGCGATCGCGTGGCCATCATGCTGCCCAACTGTCCGGCCAGCGTGATCGGTTACTATGGCGCGCTCCTGGCCGGTGCCGTGGTGGTGCAGACGAACCCGCTGTACACGGAGCGCGAACTGGAACACCAGCTCGCCGATTCCGGGGCGGAAACGATCCTCGTGCTGGACCAGCTCTTTCCGCGCGTGTGGAACGTGCGCGGAAAAACGTCCCTGCGGCGCATCATCACGGTCAGTTTGAAGGATGACCTGCCCTTTCCCAAGAACGTGCTCTACCCCTGGATGCAGCGCCGCCAAGGGCAATGGGTTCGCATTCCGAAGGATGCGGACGGCGTGTGGCGCCTGATGGATCTCCTGCGCGCCTACCCGCCCGAGCCGGAACCGGTGGCCATCGACCCCCGCGACGATCTGGCCTTGCTCCAGTACACGGGAGGAACAACGGGGACGCCCAAAGCAGCCATGCTCACCCATCGCAACCTGGTGGCCAACACCGAACAATGCATTGCGTGGATGGGAAACGTGGCGTACGGCCAAGAAGTGATTTTGGGGGTGTTGCCCTTTTTCCATGTCTACGGCATGACCGTGGTGATGAATTTTGCCGTGCGCACGGCGGCCAAGATGGTGTTGGTGCCAAAGTTTGACGTGAACGAGGTGCTGAAGCGGATCGAAAAAGAGCGGCCAACCCTCTTTCCTGGAGCGCCGACCATCTACGTGGCCCTCATCAACCACCCCGACATCCGGCGCTATGACCTGTCGTCGATCAAGGCGTGCCTCAGCGGGTCGGCACCGCTGCCGGTCGACGTGCAACAAAAATTTGAAGCGCTTACAGGTGGGCGCCTCGTGGAAGGGTACGGGCTTACGGAGACGTCGCCGGTTACCCACGCCAACCCGATCGATGGCCGACGCGTCGCCGGCAGCATCGGCGTGCCGTGGCCGGATACCGACTGCCGCATTGTCGATCCCCAGACGGGACAGCCCCTCCCGCCGCGCCAGATCGGCGAAGTGGCCGTGCGCGGCCCGCAGGTGATGAAAGGGTACTGGAACCAGCCGGAGCAGACGGCGGCCGTGCTCCGCGATGGGTGGCTGTTGACGGGTGACCTCGGGTACATGGACGAGGACGGGTATTTCTACATCGTCGATCGCAAGAAGGACATGATCATCGCCGGCGGATACAACATCTACCCGCGCGAGGTGGAGGAGGTGCTGTACGAGCACCCGGCGGTGCGCGAGGCGGCGGTCATCGGCGTTCCCGATCCGTATCGAGGGGAGACGGTGAAAGCCTTCATCGTGCTGAAGGACGGCGCCCATGTCACGGAACAGGAGCTGGACGCGTTTTGCCGCCAGCGGCTTGCGGCGTACAAGGTGCCGCGCATCTACGAGTTTCGCCAGGAGTTGCCCAAGTCCGCTGTAGGCAAGGTGCTGCGCCGCGTATTGCAGGAAGAAGAGCGGGGCAAGCGGGAGGAAGTTGCGGCGGCAACGTCGAAGGAATCCTGA
- a CDS encoding cbb3-type cytochrome c oxidase subunit II, producing the protein MASSKAEKSIAPIVLGSLALFLLGVIGTVTLPFYDSSMQKPNANAELRHYAPNTPEARGRALYIREGCHVCHTQFVRPVKADSNLGPVSAAGDYFYDAPPLLGTVRTGADLMWVGKRWNKEWLIRNLKNPREMLPGSNMPRYDYLTDQELSDLAAYLMSLRPAPQAEGR; encoded by the coding sequence ATGGCGTCGTCCAAAGCGGAAAAGTCGATTGCGCCCATCGTGCTCGGGTCGTTGGCCCTGTTCCTGCTGGGGGTGATCGGCACCGTCACCCTCCCCTTCTACGACAGTTCCATGCAGAAACCCAACGCCAACGCCGAGCTGCGCCACTACGCGCCCAACACGCCCGAGGCGCGCGGCCGGGCCCTTTACATTCGGGAAGGGTGCCACGTTTGCCACACGCAGTTTGTGCGCCCCGTAAAGGCCGACAGCAACCTCGGCCCCGTCTCGGCGGCGGGCGACTACTTCTATGACGCGCCGCCGCTTTTGGGAACCGTGCGCACCGGCGCCGACCTGATGTGGGTGGGCAAGCGGTGGAACAAGGAATGGCTGATCCGCAACCTGAAAAATCCGCGCGAGATGCTGCCCGGCAGCAACATGCCCCGGTACGACTACCTGACAGACCAGGAACTTTCGGATCTGGCCGCGTACCTGATGAGCCTGCGCCCGGCGCCACAAGCGGAGGGGCGCTAA
- a CDS encoding LCP family protein, whose translation MRGAGRSRARQWVLELLVCGGIALLGIGGYAAWRYDQMGARGNEPQPRAVEVPWQATVSPPPVGAAEATSPGEPFTVAVLGIDSRGERRSRADTVMVAAINPRTRRAYVVSIPRDTYVHIPGRGPDKLNHAMAYGGPVLVKATLERLLVLPIHHYVVVDFAGFRRLVDELGGVEVNVAKPMKYHDPADGTTIDLYPGRQVLNGDQALGYVRYRLSDVGRSDSDFERIRRQQEVLRALADKANDLRTWLHLFAVLNILRDHVHTDLTTAQVFRLARAFAGGVSEKSLQLDTLRGEDRLVRTSRGRRVWYTFVSERTRRAAAAQLRAVLEGEAHQGEPRKTEGEPERQSRSRARAEG comes from the coding sequence ATGCGCGGGGCGGGTCGATCGCGGGCGCGGCAGTGGGTGTTGGAGCTGCTCGTGTGTGGAGGGATCGCCCTGTTGGGAATCGGCGGCTATGCCGCGTGGCGGTACGATCAGATGGGTGCGCGTGGGAACGAGCCGCAGCCGCGCGCCGTTGAGGTTCCTTGGCAGGCGACCGTGTCGCCACCACCGGTGGGCGCCGCTGAGGCCACGTCACCAGGAGAGCCGTTTACGGTGGCGGTGCTCGGCATCGATTCGCGCGGGGAGCGGCGTTCGCGGGCGGACACCGTGATGGTGGCCGCGATCAATCCCCGCACAAGGCGCGCCTACGTCGTCTCCATTCCGCGAGATACGTACGTGCACATCCCGGGGCGCGGCCCCGACAAGCTCAACCACGCGATGGCGTACGGCGGCCCGGTGTTGGTGAAGGCGACCCTGGAGCGGCTTTTGGTGCTTCCGATTCACCATTATGTCGTCGTCGATTTTGCCGGTTTTCGTCGCCTGGTGGACGAGCTAGGCGGCGTGGAGGTGAACGTGGCCAAGCCCATGAAATACCACGATCCCGCCGACGGCACGACGATTGACCTGTATCCCGGGAGGCAGGTGCTCAATGGCGACCAGGCATTGGGGTACGTGCGCTACCGCCTGAGCGACGTCGGCCGCAGCGACAGCGATTTTGAGCGCATACGCCGGCAGCAGGAGGTGTTGCGCGCGCTCGCCGACAAGGCGAACGACCTGCGCACGTGGCTCCACCTGTTTGCCGTGCTGAACATTCTTCGCGACCATGTCCACACCGATTTGACAACAGCCCAGGTCTTCCGCCTTGCGCGGGCTTTTGCCGGAGGCGTGTCGGAAAAGAGCCTCCAGTTGGACACCCTGCGCGGCGAGGACCGCCTCGTGCGCACGTCCCGCGGCCGGCGCGTCTGGTACACCTTTGTGTCGGAACGCACGCGACGGGCGGCGGCCGCACAGCTGCGGGCCGTTCTCGAAGGGGAAGCGCATCAGGGGGAACCGAGGAAAACGGAAGGGGAACCCGAACGGCAAAGCCGGTCAAGGGCGCGAGCGGAGGGATGA
- the csaB gene encoding polysaccharide pyruvyl transferase CsaB, whose translation MHVVLSGYYGYNNAGDEAILHAIVSSLRRFDPAIAITVLSAQPEATARLYRVNAVHRMDPLSVYRALRNADALVSGGGSLLQDASGFRSIPYYAGIIAMAQWCRQPVFIYAQGIGPIRQRRFYPLIRSTFRRAAYISVRDEGSAKLLAELGIARDRIELVADPVLTLQPAPSQEIDAIVASHNLAAPFVAVSVRHWRNNRFLAEVAAALDRLAERGYAVVLLPLHPPNDVRACQTVQRLMRRRKQTVLLDSPLTPPQWLGLIGRAALVIGVRLHALVFAAAQHVPMVGISYDPKIDHFLRQLGDAPVGTTETVSTAALVEAALRKLEAGEEERRRLAALVTPLRELAWRPAQAIVDHFRVNRTPSTMTP comes from the coding sequence TTGCACGTCGTCCTATCCGGTTATTACGGGTACAACAACGCGGGGGACGAAGCGATCCTGCACGCCATCGTGTCGTCGTTGCGCCGGTTTGACCCCGCCATCGCCATCACCGTGCTGTCGGCTCAGCCGGAGGCCACAGCACGCCTGTACCGCGTCAACGCCGTGCACCGGATGGACCCGCTCTCCGTATACCGCGCGCTGAGGAACGCCGACGCCCTGGTGAGCGGCGGCGGAAGCTTGCTTCAGGACGCCAGCGGCTTTCGATCCATTCCGTATTATGCCGGAATCATTGCCATGGCCCAGTGGTGCCGGCAGCCCGTGTTCATCTACGCCCAGGGCATCGGCCCAATTCGCCAGCGGCGATTTTATCCCTTAATCCGCTCGACGTTTCGGCGCGCTGCGTACATCTCCGTGCGAGACGAGGGATCAGCCAAGCTGCTGGCCGAACTGGGCATCGCCCGCGACCGCATCGAATTGGTCGCCGACCCGGTGTTGACCTTACAGCCGGCTCCCTCCCAGGAAATCGACGCCATCGTCGCGTCGCACAACCTGGCCGCTCCCTTTGTCGCCGTCAGCGTGCGCCATTGGCGAAACAATCGCTTTCTCGCCGAAGTTGCCGCCGCATTGGACCGGCTGGCCGAACGCGGTTACGCCGTCGTCCTCCTGCCCCTGCACCCGCCAAACGACGTGCGCGCTTGCCAAACGGTGCAACGCTTGATGCGCCGCCGCAAACAAACCGTGCTGCTCGACAGCCCGCTCACGCCACCCCAATGGTTGGGCCTCATCGGTCGGGCGGCCCTTGTCATCGGGGTGCGCCTTCACGCGTTGGTTTTCGCCGCCGCGCAGCATGTGCCCATGGTCGGCATCTCGTATGACCCGAAAATCGACCATTTCCTGCGCCAACTGGGCGACGCGCCCGTCGGGACCACCGAAACGGTGTCCACTGCTGCGCTGGTCGAAGCCGCCCTGCGCAAGCTTGAAGCGGGCGAAGAGGAACGAAGACGTCTGGCGGCCCTCGTCACCCCCTTACGCGAGCTGGCCTGGCGCCCGGCGCAGGCCATCGTCGACCATTTTCGCGTGAACCGCACTCCGTCAACGATGACGCCTTAG
- a CDS encoding spore germination protein, producing the protein MAIPKDLETRKLSPSLHENVAVLNAVLGVGKSFDVLHRQLVYGEKACALYFVDGLAKDDIMTQVMRHLATLRPEDLSVAAVRRLLTQHLAYIELGETDRMEEVVTAVLSGPLVLLIDGKASAVIIDARTYPARGPEEPDLERVVRGSRDGFVETIIFNTALTRRRLRDPSLRMEHLSVGRRSKTDIVLAYMEDLADPELVDELRRRLQDLDIDGLPMAEKTLEEYLFKRWWNPYPMVRYTERPDVAAVHLLEGHVLIYVDTSPSVMITPTTLFHHVQHAEEYRQKPVVGVYLRWVRFLLMLASVFLPPLWLLAVLEPALLPAVDEVVDLRDKGKVPLFWQFLAAELGIDALRMAAIHTPSALATAMGLVAAVLIGETAVKVGLFTHEVVLYIAIAAVGTFATPSYELGLANRLVRLALLVLVWVGHAWGLLLGLVGWFAVLATTRSLNTPYLWPLLPFHARALWQVFVRTPVPANRHRFRVITAGDTDRQRPNPR; encoded by the coding sequence GTGGCGATTCCCAAGGATTTGGAAACCCGAAAACTCTCTCCTTCCCTTCACGAAAACGTGGCGGTCCTCAACGCGGTGCTTGGCGTTGGCAAAAGCTTTGATGTGCTCCACCGTCAACTCGTCTACGGCGAAAAGGCGTGTGCCCTGTACTTCGTGGACGGGCTTGCCAAAGACGACATCATGACCCAGGTGATGCGCCACCTGGCCACCCTGCGTCCCGAGGACCTGTCCGTCGCCGCGGTGCGCCGCCTGCTCACCCAGCATCTGGCCTACATCGAACTCGGGGAAACCGATCGGATGGAAGAGGTGGTCACGGCGGTGTTGTCGGGCCCGCTCGTCCTACTGATAGACGGGAAGGCGTCCGCCGTGATCATCGACGCCCGCACCTATCCGGCCCGCGGTCCGGAGGAGCCCGACTTGGAGCGCGTCGTGCGCGGGTCGCGCGACGGGTTTGTCGAAACGATCATTTTCAACACCGCCCTGACGCGCCGACGGTTGCGTGACCCGTCGCTGCGCATGGAGCACCTCAGCGTTGGTCGGCGCTCGAAAACCGACATCGTGTTGGCGTATATGGAGGACCTGGCCGATCCGGAGCTGGTTGACGAGCTGCGGCGGCGTCTGCAGGATTTGGACATTGATGGGCTGCCGATGGCGGAAAAAACCCTTGAGGAGTACCTGTTCAAGCGATGGTGGAACCCGTACCCCATGGTGCGCTACACGGAGCGCCCCGACGTGGCCGCGGTGCACCTGTTGGAAGGCCACGTCTTGATTTACGTCGACACATCCCCCAGCGTGATGATCACGCCGACGACGCTGTTTCATCACGTTCAGCATGCCGAGGAGTACCGCCAAAAACCGGTGGTCGGCGTCTATTTGCGCTGGGTGCGCTTTTTGCTGATGCTCGCCTCGGTCTTCCTGCCGCCGTTGTGGTTGCTCGCGGTCCTGGAGCCGGCGCTGCTGCCCGCTGTGGACGAGGTGGTTGACCTGCGGGACAAGGGCAAGGTTCCGCTGTTCTGGCAGTTCCTCGCCGCAGAGCTGGGCATCGACGCCCTTCGCATGGCGGCCATTCATACGCCCTCGGCGCTGGCTACGGCCATGGGCCTGGTTGCGGCTGTGCTCATCGGCGAGACGGCGGTCAAGGTAGGGCTGTTTACCCATGAGGTCGTGCTGTACATTGCCATCGCCGCCGTCGGCACCTTTGCGACGCCCAGCTACGAGCTCGGGCTGGCCAACCGCCTGGTGCGCTTGGCCCTGCTCGTCTTGGTGTGGGTGGGACACGCGTGGGGGCTGCTGTTGGGGCTTGTCGGCTGGTTTGCCGTGCTGGCCACGACGCGTTCCCTGAACACGCCGTACCTGTGGCCTTTGTTGCCCTTTCACGCGCGGGCGCTGTGGCAGGTGTTCGTGCGTACCCCCGTTCCCGCCAACCGGCACCGCTTCCGCGTGATCACCGCGGGGGACACCGATCGCCAGCGTCCCAATCCCAGGTAA
- a CDS encoding DUF1269 domain-containing protein, with protein MNPHLIAAFDRPADAERAFHALTAIVDPADLSLVVRANDLPSSPDATRDASSDPITDGVAWGSGIGALAGAAFGLSALLVPGVGPVLAMGPLLDALAGAMAGGALGALVDLGLNRYTAERIEEHLKSGRCLVTVGVRNPAQRDAIVRTLREHGATEIHEESVLS; from the coding sequence ATGAACCCCCATCTCATTGCCGCCTTTGACCGTCCCGCCGATGCCGAACGCGCCTTTCACGCCCTCACCGCCATCGTCGATCCGGCCGACCTTTCGCTGGTTGTGAGGGCCAACGATCTTCCCTCTTCTCCAGATGCTACGCGTGACGCCTCCAGCGACCCGATCACCGACGGCGTCGCGTGGGGAAGCGGCATCGGTGCCCTCGCCGGAGCCGCCTTCGGCCTCAGCGCCCTGCTCGTCCCCGGGGTCGGACCCGTATTGGCGATGGGCCCCCTTCTTGACGCCCTGGCCGGGGCGATGGCCGGCGGCGCCCTTGGCGCGCTTGTTGACCTCGGCCTCAACCGTTACACGGCCGAACGGATCGAGGAACACCTCAAATCCGGACGGTGTCTCGTGACCGTTGGCGTGCGCAACCCCGCGCAGCGCGACGCGATTGTGCGCACCCTCCGCGAACATGGGGCGACGGAAATCCATGAAGAGTCCGTTTTATCGTAA
- a CDS encoding c-type cytochrome has translation MDEKRDERSRPGEEKPSTPTLRAPWEDDDLPSRPAPDQEEPLENVGGIRMGNARVPRFLAVTYAALAVWAVVYALTATPINDRQETAQNPAGTYDGAQLFQQNCAGCHNVTPVNKVGPGLAGVSKRMSDAELDQVLRNGRGQMPALPSLGLNEDQIKAIKEYLKTL, from the coding sequence ATGGACGAAAAGCGCGACGAGCGTTCTCGCCCAGGCGAGGAGAAACCTTCCACCCCCACCCTGCGCGCCCCGTGGGAAGACGACGACCTGCCCAGCCGTCCGGCTCCGGATCAAGAAGAACCCTTGGAAAACGTCGGCGGCATCCGCATGGGCAACGCGCGGGTTCCCCGCTTCCTCGCCGTTACGTACGCCGCGCTGGCCGTATGGGCCGTCGTCTACGCCCTGACGGCCACGCCGATCAACGACCGGCAGGAGACGGCGCAAAACCCGGCCGGAACCTATGATGGCGCCCAGCTCTTCCAGCAAAACTGCGCCGGTTGCCACAACGTGACCCCTGTCAACAAGGTCGGCCCCGGACTCGCCGGCGTCAGCAAGCGGATGTCCGACGCCGAGCTGGATCAGGTGCTGCGCAACGGGCGCGGACAGATGCCGGCACTCCCCAGCCTCGGCCTCAACGAGGACCAAATCAAGGCGATCAAGGAGTACCTGAAGACGCTCTAA
- a CDS encoding cbb3-type cytochrome c oxidase subunit I has translation MQPSVENTYRVVRFMFLSSIVWLLIGMTFGLILALKYVWPEFLAFGPLQKYLQYGRIRPIHTNLVLLGWLTMAYLGAMFYIIPALTKTPLQYPRLAMIGGILWNVFLIVGAVVLMNGMTDVIEYAEFPYFLDIVAVILMGVIATICFATIVRRREKKLYVSLWYFMGSLLWLPLLWIVGNLPPSWIPGVPRFNMAWFYGHNVIGLWFTTVGVGIIYYLLPKLANNPLYSHRLSLIGFWTIAAFYVWNGPHHIQNGPVPAWLMKSGVIPSVLMIIPVWTVVANFFGTMKGKWHVAATNIPLRFLLTGVIFYLITCLQGPFQSLMGPSSVIKFTNWVIGHAHLPLFGAFSFVCFAAIYTILPKITGRPLNSTALMNAHFWLSVGGFLLFASSMWTAGLIQGFAWMSGKQYGPAFVEVLVALRPYTMARALGGALMVIGQFLFAYNVIRSLAPARQATHPTASTA, from the coding sequence GTGCAACCCTCTGTCGAAAACACCTACCGCGTCGTGCGGTTCATGTTCCTGTCGTCCATCGTCTGGCTCTTGATCGGCATGACCTTCGGCTTGATTCTCGCCCTCAAGTACGTGTGGCCGGAATTCCTCGCCTTTGGGCCGCTGCAGAAATACCTGCAGTACGGCCGCATTCGCCCCATCCACACGAACCTCGTGCTCCTCGGCTGGCTGACGATGGCCTACCTGGGCGCCATGTTCTACATCATCCCGGCCCTCACGAAGACCCCCCTGCAGTACCCGCGCCTGGCGATGATCGGGGGCATCCTGTGGAACGTCTTCCTCATCGTCGGCGCCGTGGTGCTGATGAACGGCATGACCGACGTCATTGAGTACGCCGAATTCCCTTACTTTCTGGACATTGTGGCGGTCATCTTGATGGGCGTGATCGCGACGATTTGCTTCGCCACCATCGTCCGCCGGCGGGAGAAGAAGCTGTACGTCAGCCTGTGGTACTTCATGGGTTCCCTCCTGTGGCTGCCCCTCTTGTGGATCGTCGGCAACCTGCCGCCGAGCTGGATTCCGGGTGTGCCACGCTTCAACATGGCCTGGTTTTACGGGCACAACGTCATCGGGCTGTGGTTCACCACCGTTGGCGTGGGGATCATCTACTACCTTTTGCCCAAGCTGGCCAACAACCCGCTCTACAGCCACCGGCTGTCGCTCATTGGCTTTTGGACCATCGCCGCCTTCTACGTGTGGAACGGCCCGCACCACATCCAGAACGGCCCGGTGCCGGCGTGGTTGATGAAATCGGGGGTCATCCCCTCCGTGCTCATGATCATTCCGGTGTGGACCGTCGTGGCCAACTTCTTCGGCACGATGAAGGGCAAGTGGCACGTGGCGGCCACCAACATCCCGCTGCGCTTTTTGCTCACCGGGGTGATCTTCTACCTCATCACGTGCCTGCAGGGCCCGTTCCAATCCCTCATGGGTCCCAGCTCGGTCATCAAGTTCACAAACTGGGTCATCGGCCACGCCCACCTGCCCCTGTTCGGGGCCTTCTCCTTCGTCTGCTTCGCCGCCATCTACACGATTCTCCCCAAGATCACCGGGCGGCCCCTCAACAGCACGGCATTGATGAACGCCCACTTCTGGTTGTCCGTCGGCGGGTTTTTGCTCTTTGCCTCCAGCATGTGGACCGCCGGACTGATCCAGGGATTCGCGTGGATGTCCGGGAAACAGTACGGACCGGCCTTTGTGGAAGTGCTCGTCGCCCTTCGGCCTTACACCATGGCCCGGGCCCTTGGCGGCGCGCTGATGGTCATCGGCCAGTTCCTCTTCGCCTACAACGTCATCCGTTCGCTGGCTCCCGCGCGACAAGCGACCCATCCGACGGCCTCGACCGCCTGA